The following coding sequences are from one Xiphophorus couchianus chromosome 7, X_couchianus-1.0, whole genome shotgun sequence window:
- the elof1 gene encoding transcription elongation factor 1 homolog isoform X1, with translation MLAAASYIFASSLCRCFFLNRSSLWDTMGRRKSKRKPPPKKKMTGNLDTQFTCPFCNHEKSCDVKMERTRNTGIISCSVCLEEFQTPITYLSEPVDVYSDWIDACEAANQ, from the exons ATGCTAGCAGCTGCTAGCTACATCTTTGCATCATCTCTGTGCCGTTGTTTCTTTCTCAATCGTTCTTCACTTTG GGATACGATGGGACGCAGGAAGTCTAAGAGAAAGCCACCACCCAAGAAGAAGATGACCGGCAACCTGGACACCCAGTTCACGTGTCCGTTCTGTAACCACGAGAAGTCCTGCGACGTCAAGAT ggAGAGAACTCGGAACACGGGAATCATATCGTGCAGCGTGTGCTTGGAGGAGTTTCAGACTCCTATAACAT ATCTTTCTGAACCCGTGGACGTTTACAGCGACTGGATCGACGCCTGCGAAGCGGCCAATCAGTAG
- the elof1 gene encoding transcription elongation factor 1 homolog isoform X2 produces the protein MGRRKSKRKPPPKKKMTGNLDTQFTCPFCNHEKSCDVKMERTRNTGIISCSVCLEEFQTPITYLSEPVDVYSDWIDACEAANQ, from the exons ATGGGACGCAGGAAGTCTAAGAGAAAGCCACCACCCAAGAAGAAGATGACCGGCAACCTGGACACCCAGTTCACGTGTCCGTTCTGTAACCACGAGAAGTCCTGCGACGTCAAGAT ggAGAGAACTCGGAACACGGGAATCATATCGTGCAGCGTGTGCTTGGAGGAGTTTCAGACTCCTATAACAT ATCTTTCTGAACCCGTGGACGTTTACAGCGACTGGATCGACGCCTGCGAAGCGGCCAATCAGTAG
- the cnn1b gene encoding calponin-1 yields MTTHFRSGPAFGLSAEVKSKLAGKYDPHKEEELRLWIEDVTGKRIGERFMESLKDGVLLCELINVLQPGSVRKINHSSQNWHQLENIGNFVRAITEYGLKPHDIFEANDLFENVNHTQVQCSLIALAGMAKSKGFHSKYDLGVKYAEKQQRYFAPEKLREGRNIIGLQMGTNKLASQKGMTSYGTRRHLYDAKIAMDTPVDQSTISLQMGTNKGASQAGMMAPGTRRHIFDKKLQLEKCDTSTISLQMGTNKVASQQGMTTYGLPRQVYDTKYCANPVDTYYNNGSEAEFDGYNQYSD; encoded by the exons CTGGCTGGGAAGTACGACCCACAcaaggaggaggagctgaggcTGTGGATCGAGGACGTGACCGGCAAACGAATCGGAGAGCGCTTCATGGAGAGTCTGAAGGACGGAGTCTTGTTGTGCGA ACTTATTAATGTTCTACAGCCAGGTTCAGTGAGGAAGATCAACCACTCCAGTCAGAACTGGCACCAG CTGGAAAACATTGGGAATTTCGTCCGCGCCATCACGGAGTACGGCCTGAAGCCGCACGACATCTTCGAGGCCAACGATCTGTTTGAGAACGTCAACCACACGCAGGTTCAGTGCTCCCTCATCGCCCTGGCCGGAATG GCCAAATCCAAAGGTTTCCATTCAAAGTACGATCTGGGCGTCAAGTACGCCGAGAAGCAGCAGCGGTACTTTGCTCCCGAGAAGCTCAGGGAAGGACGGAACATCATAGGCCTGCAG ATGGGCACCAACAAGCTCGCCAGCCAAAAGGGCATGACCTCCTACGGTACACGACGCCATCTTTACGATGCCAAGATCGCCATGGATACCCCAGTGGACCAGTCCACCATCAGCCTACAAATGGGCACCAACAAGGGGGCCAGTCAG GCCGGCATGATGGCACCAGGAACCAGGCGGCACATCTTCGACaagaagctgcagctggaaAAATGCGACACCTCCACCATCTCCCTGCAGATGGGCACCAACAAGGTGGCCTCCCAGCAGGGCATGACCACCTACGGCCTGCCCCGGCAGGTCTACGACACCAAATACTGCGCCAACCCCGTGGACACCTACTACAACAACGGCAGCGAGGCCGAGTTCGACGGCTACAACCAGTACTCTGACTAA